The following coding sequences lie in one Streptomyces venezuelae genomic window:
- the ssd gene encoding septum site-determining protein Ssd, with translation MGGVFSSDVAAQAEGRPGGPLIVTEDVELLDDLLRLCAAAGALPEVHHGGPERRGSWDAAPLVLVGDDAADRVRGAVRRRGVVLVGRDQDDPGVWQRAVEIGADHVLVLPDGEQWLVDRIADVAEGVGRPAVTVGVIGGRGGAGASTVACALAVTAAREGRRTMLVDADPLGGGLDVVLGAEHAEGLRWPAFAASRGRVGGGALEESLPHMHALRVLSWDRGEAVAVAPEAVRAVVAAARRRGGAVVVDLPRRVDEAVAEAMAQVDLGLLVVPAELRAVAGARRVASAAGMALRDLRVVVARGPASGGLDAEEVAGLLGLPLAGEVPWEAGLAAQQASGTPPGGAARGPLARFCSAFWGRVPADAVGGGV, from the coding sequence GTGGGCGGAGTCTTTTCGAGTGACGTGGCCGCGCAGGCCGAGGGCAGGCCGGGTGGACCGCTGATCGTCACGGAGGACGTGGAGCTGCTGGATGACCTGCTGCGGCTGTGCGCCGCGGCGGGGGCGCTTCCAGAGGTGCATCACGGGGGGCCCGAGCGCCGGGGGAGCTGGGACGCGGCCCCGCTCGTCCTGGTCGGGGACGACGCGGCCGACCGGGTGCGCGGAGCAGTGCGACGGCGCGGGGTCGTGTTGGTTGGGCGGGATCAGGACGATCCCGGTGTCTGGCAGCGGGCCGTGGAGATCGGCGCCGACCACGTGCTTGTCCTGCCGGACGGCGAGCAATGGCTCGTGGACCGCATCGCCGACGTCGCCGAGGGGGTGGGGCGCCCCGCGGTCACCGTCGGAGTCATCGGCGGCCGAGGCGGGGCCGGGGCCTCCACAGTGGCCTGCGCCCTCGCGGTCACGGCGGCCCGCGAGGGGCGGCGCACGATGCTCGTCGACGCGGACCCGCTGGGCGGCGGTCTGGACGTCGTCCTCGGCGCCGAGCACGCCGAAGGGCTCCGCTGGCCGGCCTTCGCCGCCTCGCGGGGCAGGGTCGGCGGTGGCGCGCTGGAGGAGTCGCTGCCCCACATGCATGCGCTCCGGGTCCTGAGCTGGGATCGCGGAGAGGCGGTGGCGGTCGCCCCCGAAGCCGTACGAGCGGTGGTCGCGGCAGCCCGCAGGCGGGGCGGCGCGGTGGTCGTGGACCTGCCGCGCCGGGTCGACGAGGCGGTCGCCGAGGCCATGGCCCAGGTGGACCTGGGGCTGCTCGTGGTGCCCGCGGAGCTGCGCGCCGTGGCGGGGGCCCGGCGGGTGGCCTCCGCCGCGGGCATGGCGCTGCGGGACCTGCGGGTCGTGGTGGCGCGGGGCCCGGCGTCCGGCGGGCTCGATGCCGAGGAGGTCGCGGGGCTCCTCGGGCTCCCGCTAGCCGGGGAGGTGCCGTGGGAGGCGGGCCTGGCGGCGCAGCAGGCCTCGGGGACGCCTCCGGGGGGTGCGGCGCGCGGGCCGCTCGCACGGTTCTGTTCCGCCTTCTGGGGCCGCGTGCCTGCCGACGCGGTGGGAGGAGGCGTATGA
- a CDS encoding TadA family conjugal transfer-associated ATPase: MSAVVGARMLDGVRQWLAESGTEPTPARVAEALRAQGRVLGDTEILGAAEQLRSELVGAGPLEPLLADASVTDVLVSAPDKVWVDRGGGLELTDITFRDAAALRRLAQRLAAVAGRRLDDARPWVDARLPDGTRLHAVLPPVAVGSTCLSLRVVRPKAFTLTELVEAGTIPPNGDAILRSLLEARLSFLISGGTGTGKTTLLSALLSLVGPKERIVLAEDSAELKPDHPHVVRLETRPANQEGAGLVGLDDLVRQALRMRPDRLVVGEVRGAEVVHLLAALNTGHEGGCGTVHANAAGDVPARLEALGTTAGLDRAALHSQLAAALSMVIHLVRDRTGRRRMAEVHVLERAESGLVVTVPALRWGERAFTRERGWNRLNTLLAGGGEGG; the protein is encoded by the coding sequence ATGAGCGCCGTCGTCGGGGCCCGGATGCTGGACGGAGTGCGGCAGTGGCTCGCGGAGAGCGGCACCGAGCCGACCCCCGCCCGCGTCGCCGAGGCCCTGCGGGCCCAGGGCCGGGTGCTCGGTGACACGGAGATCCTCGGCGCGGCGGAACAACTGCGCTCGGAGCTTGTCGGTGCAGGCCCTCTGGAACCCCTCCTCGCGGACGCCTCCGTGACCGACGTGCTGGTCTCCGCGCCCGACAAGGTGTGGGTGGACCGGGGCGGCGGCCTGGAGCTCACGGACATCACGTTCCGGGACGCCGCAGCCCTGCGGCGGCTCGCACAGCGCCTCGCGGCCGTGGCGGGCCGCCGCTTGGACGACGCACGCCCCTGGGTGGACGCACGCCTCCCGGACGGCACGCGCCTGCACGCCGTCCTGCCACCGGTGGCGGTCGGCTCGACGTGCCTCTCCCTGCGGGTCGTACGCCCCAAGGCCTTCACCCTCACGGAACTGGTCGAGGCAGGCACGATTCCACCGAACGGCGACGCAATCCTGCGGTCCCTGCTCGAAGCCCGCCTCTCCTTCTTGATCAGCGGCGGCACCGGCACCGGCAAGACGACACTGCTGAGCGCGCTGCTGAGCCTGGTCGGCCCCAAGGAGCGGATCGTGCTCGCCGAGGACTCGGCGGAGCTCAAACCCGACCACCCGCACGTGGTGCGCCTGGAAACCAGACCCGCGAACCAGGAAGGAGCAGGCCTCGTCGGCCTGGACGACCTGGTGCGCCAAGCCCTGCGGATGCGCCCGGACCGCCTCGTCGTGGGCGAGGTGCGGGGCGCGGAGGTCGTGCACCTGCTGGCGGCGCTGAACACGGGGCACGAGGGAGGCTGCGGCACGGTTCATGCCAACGCCGCCGGAGACGTGCCCGCCCGCCTGGAGGCCCTGGGCACGACCGCGGGCCTCGACCGTGCCGCCCTGCACAGCCAGTTGGCGGCGGCGCTGTCCATGGTGATCCATCTCGTACGAGACCGGACGGGCCGCCGCCGCATGGCCGAGGTGCACGTCCTGGAACGCGCCGAGTCGGGCCTGGTGGTAACGGTCCCGGCACTGCGATGGGGCGAGAGGGCCTTCACCCGGGAACGGGGCTGGAACCGCCTGAACACCCTCCTCGCGGGCGGCGGTGAGGGCGGATGA